Within the Mucilaginibacter sp. CSA2-8R genome, the region TTCCCAGGTATGTTAAAAACCACCGTTACTTATAAATTAACTGATGACAACTCGGTTGAGATTGCTTATAACGCTACTACGGATAAGCCAACCGTAGTAAACTTAACCAGCCACACTTATTATAATTTAAATGGTAACGGCAGCGGTTCTATTCTGCAACACAAACTGCAATTAGATGCCGACCAGATTACCCCTGTTGACAATACATTGATTCCTACCGGCAAGCTTGCTGCTGTAGAAAACACACCGTTTGATTTTAGAAAATCTACAGAGATAGGTTCACGTATCAACGAGGGCGACGAGCAGCTTAAGTTTGGTAAAGGTTACGACCATAACTTTGTATTAAACAAGCACACGCTGCAAACTCCTATTGCTACACTGCAAGGCGACAAAAGCGGTATTGTAATGGAAGTGTTTACCGATGAGCCTGGTATACAGTTTTACAGTGGCAATTTTATGAAAGGCGCCTTTAAATTTAAAGGCGATATTAAGGACGATAACCGTACTGCACTGGCTTTAGAAACCCAGCATTTTCCCGATTCGCCTAACAAGCCGTCGTTCCCGAGCACAGAACTTAAGCCCGGACAGACTTATAAAACCACTACCATTTATAAATTTTCGGTTAAGTAAGGTATTTCAAAATTTAGATGAGGGCCGGTTTGCAACGCAATCCGGCCTTTTTCGTATTAATTGTTTTAATGTGCCGGTGTTGTTATTAAATGATGTCTTACTATTGCCTGATGCTGGTAAACCTGTTACCTTTAACTAAATGATGTTTAAATCCGTCCCCCGGTTGATTTGGTTGTTGATTGTGCTATGCGCCTTGGTGGCTTCGTGTAAGTCTAAAAGAGCAGTGCTCAAGGGGTCGCCGGGCGAGGTTGTTAAGCCGCAGGGCTTTATTGCCGATAAATATGCCGAATTATTACAAATAGACAGCCGCGATATCACCAACGGCCGGCTGTATAATTTTATCGATCAGTGGTATGGCACGCCTTACAAATTTGGAGGTTTAGATCACGATGGGGTAGACTGTTCTGGTTTTACCCTTTTGCTGCAGCAGCAGGTGTATGGCATTAATCTGCCGCGCAATACCGGCAAACAAGTAAACGCTATTAAACGCAAGTATGAGGATGAACTGCAAGAGGGCGACTTGGTTTTTTTTGATTTTGACGGCAAAAAGTTTAGCCACGTAGGCGTTTACCTGCAAAACGGATATTTAGTGCACGCCAGTACACGCAAGGGGGTGTTGATTGTAAAACTGCGTGATCCTTCGATCTATAAATACTTTTCGCGCGCAGGCTCCGTCATCAATGTTAATAGCATAGCTCAAATAGAGTAAACATTATTATTTAACGTATAATCATGTTTGAAAAAATAGTTGTACCAGCACTGGCCTTTTTACTATATAGCCTAAGCGGCACTGCACAGGTGAAAAGAATGAGCTCGTTGCAGCTGCAAAAACGTCTCAATGATACCGATACGGTTTATGTGGTTAACTTTTGGCAACCTAGTGTGCGCCTTGCGTAGCCGAGTTACCATTATTTGAAAAACTGCAAATCACTTATCACAACAAACAGCTTAAAGTATTGCTGGTAAGTATGGATTTTGAATCCAAGTGTCAAGCAGTAGAAGCTTTCGCTGCTAAGCGCCAGTTAAAATGCGAAGTGTACATGGCTGTACGCGAAAGCGATAAGGAAATGATTGATAGCGTTGACAAGGTGTGGAGCGGCGCGTTACCCGGTACATTGATTGTGAACGCAAAAAAAAGGGCATTCATATATTTCAGGAGCGCGAATTTACATATGATGAATTGAACACACATTATCAATCCAACAGATAAAATTACCATAAAAAAACTCGTTTCAATATTCATGATTGCCGTTGCTGGCAAAGCCTTTAAACCGGCCGATTCAGGTTACAAGGTGGGCAACACAGCCACAGATTTAAACTGAAAAACGTAAACGGTAAAAACCGTATCACTGGCCGATTATTAGACCGCAAAAGGACACATTGTGGTATTTACCTGCAACCACTGCCCGTATGCCAAAGCTTACAAAAGCCGGACTATGGCTTTAGATAAAGAATACGCTGCTAAAGGCTATCCGGCGATTGCTATCAGTCCGAACGACCCGGTAGCCAAAGCCAGCCGACTCTTTTGAAAACATGTAGAAATTCCACGAGCAAAAAGGCTGCACATTTCGTATTTGATTGAAAAAACACAAGATATTTCCCGTGCTTATGGTGCTAAAGCTACCCCGCATGCTTATGTGCTGCAAAAAAAACACCGGCAGGCAGTGTGGTAAAATACATTGGCGCTATTGTAACGATACCAAAAACGCGAATCCCGCAAAGGTAAAATACGTAAAAAACCGTTAATGCATTACTGACAGGGAAACAACCACGAATAAAAAGCACCAAAGCGGTAGGCTGCGGTATTAAATGGAAAAAGAGCGTTTAAGTAACAACTTTAACTAACATTAAAGGCTACTCCTCTAACACGTACAGATACATTTACCTGTTTAGAGGGGTAGCTTTTTTTATTCCACTTCTTCTGCCACTGTTGGCATATTATTTTTCTATGTCGATTTTCATTACTGTGGGCAATGAGTTATCCCATATTTCTTTCCATGTGTCTGATAGTACCTACACGTCGTTTGCCAAAGCCCGACTTTGCTAAGCTACCTCCTAAATACGTGGTCACATTACCTTTCAAAGTATAGCTTAATTGCCTGTGAAAACTTCAAGTTTGATCAATGTAAGGCTCACATAAAACTATATATCCAAAACCCCTTCTGTGTTGATTTGAAAGGTAACTCTACTTCTTGAAAGTGATTAAAACAACGGCTTAAATTTTTTAACCGAACTGTAATTCTGTCAAAATCAACTCAGTTTGTCTTATTTATTAACGAAAAAGAAATTGTAAATATTAACTATAAAATAATTAACCCTCATAAAGTGAAGGTTTAGCTTGCTAAAGTACATGTTGGCGTAAAAAAGACAACTAAAACCTATTTGAAGAGTACATTTAGTTCAAGGGCAAGACAGCAGATGATTGACCGTAGTTATCATGTTTTTTTAGACCTATGATAACTGCTTCATGCAACTGCAAGTTGTGCTTATGGATAACAAATTTATATTGATGTTTTCTTATAAGTTTAATTTAATGCAGTTGCATTTTAAAAAATAAGAGAGTGATTAAAAGCGACTAACACACAAGAGACTTTATAGTGATTGCCAGTAAAACAAATATCAGCGTTGGCAGCCACTACAAATAGATACGACTATATGAATAACTTTATAGAAATATCGGTAATAATACCAAGTTACAATCATGCTTCATACCTAGAGCAACGTATTCAAACTGTTTTAAACCAAACCTATCCAATTAGCGAATTAATTATTTTAGATGATGCCTCTCCAGATCATAGTCAGCAAATAATAAGTCGATACAGTTCCGATCCGCGCATCAGTCATATCATATTTAACGAAAACAATAGCGGCAGCACTTTTAACCAGTGGCAAAAAGGCTTGGAACTTGCCAAAAGCCCTTGGGTGTGGATTGCTGAAAGTGATGACTACGCAGACCTCACTTTTTTAGAGAAGATGGCTGGGCTAATACACCATTATCCTAATGTAGGCATTGCTTTTTGCCGATCCCAGATTGTTGACGAAAATAACGAGGTTGTATATTATTCGTACAACCACAAAAAGTTTTCGTTCGGTCCATCCGAAATTAAAGATACCCTAAGCTCCGGATACTGTCTACCCAATGTAAGTGCATGTTTATTGAAAAGAAACTACGCCTTGAGCGCGGTGGTCGGCTTGGGCAAATATAAGGCATCCGGCGATCTGATATTTTATACCCGCATACTGCATTATGCCAATATAGCTTATGAAGATAGCACATTAAACTATTTCAGGGACCATGCAGGTAACGTTTCCCGACCTGCTAAAGTAAATGGCCTATGGGTTACTGAAGGCGTTGATGTAATCGGCAATATCAATTTTAGCCTGGTTGACTTTCCGGTTTATACATTTTTACGTATAAGCTATCACTGGCTTAGGCGGGTAGATAAAATTACTTTTAAAAACAAGATTAAGGTTTTTAAAAAATTGCTTTCGGCCAGCTGGAACTTTGGCCATGCTAAACTTTTGGGAATATTTCGTTCATCCGATTATGAATTTAACAGCTAATCTGATGACGGCCTACAACTGTGTTATCATCATTCCTGTTCATAAGCCGGAGCCTACCTACTATGAGCTGATTTCGTTTGAGCAGGCGTATCGTATGTTTCATAAATTTCCGATTTATATTATAGCTCCCGAAGGTTTAAACCTGAAAGCCTACCATGAAATTATACCTGCAATTAATGTAAAGTATCTGCCTGCCGGTTGCCAAAACAGTTTGCTCAATTATAATAAGCTTAAGTTAAGTCAGTATTTCTATAAGTTATTTGCCAATTATAAGTACCTGATGACTTATGAACTTGATGCCTTTGCTTTTAAAAACGACTTGCAGCTTTGGTGCAACAAAGGTTACGATTATATAGGCGCACCCTGGTTTGAAGGGTTTGCCGAGTGTGTTAGCGATAATTTGATGGGTGTAGGTAATTCCGGGTTTTCATTAAGAAGTGTTGCAGCTATGCGGAGGGGTATTAAAACAGCCGAATATAACGACCCTACCAAGCCCCCAAATTATTACAAAAATAAGTGGCTTAAACTGCGATTCTTGCTCGGCGCGCTTCTGCCTATCGAAAACATATACCTACAAGATGCGGATTTGCTTAACGAAGATTGGGTTATTGCCGAGCTGATTGCCAGGCGCACGCCAGGCTTTAAACTGGCGCCTATCAAAGAGGCTATGCAATTTAGTTTCGAGGTTAAGCCCGAAGCCTTATTTGAATTAAACAATCATCAATTGCCCACAGGGTGCCATGCATGGTGGCGTTATAATCTGCCGTTTTGGAAGCCCTTTATCGAAAAATTTGGATACAAGTTATAAAATGAGTTTTTTTTCGATCATCATCCCTACTTACAATAGCAGTGCCACCATGGACCGTTGCCTGCAAAGTATCATTAAGCAAGATTTTGACGCTTACGAGATTCTCGTGGTAGATGGTGCCTCTGCCGACGATACCGTTGCCGTAGCACGTAAATACCAGCAGGTAGCAAACCTTCGTATAATTTCTGAACCCGATGAAGGCACGTATGATGCCATGAATAAAGGAATCAAATTGGCTAAAGGGCAGTGGTTTTATTTTTTAGGCAGTGATGATGAGTTATATGCCGATACCATCTTATCTAAAATATACAAAACAATACAAAAACGTCCCGAGAGCCGATTTATATACGGCGATGTGCTTACCTCAACAAATACTTTAGAGCGTTACAGCAATTATACCTATGTGCAGTTAATGGACCGCTGCATTTGCCATCAGTCCATATTTTATCATAAATCGCTGTTTCAGCATTCGCTGTACGACTTAAAATTTAAGTTATGTGCTGATTGGGATTTTAACCTCAAGATTTTTGATGATAGCATCAAGCCTGTTTATATTAACCGCATCGTTGCCCGTTTTGATTTGGGCGGCGCAAGCGGAAACTGGATGCAGCATCCTGAATATTTAAATCACTTTGCCAATAAGCGCGAGCTGGCTAACCGCTACAAAACTGCCGCCTGGTGGTACGGCTACTATGTGCCGCTAATGTTGTTTAAGCGAACCAAAAGCAAATTAAGATGGATGTTTCAGTAATTATACCTGTTTATAATCCGGGCAACTACTTGCTGGAGGCGGTAGAGAGTGTTTATGCGTCTGATAGCTTAGATAAGATAAATTATGAAATTATCCTGGTTAACGACGGCTCAACCGATAAATACACCCTCATGATTTTGAATGCGCTTAACACTAAAGAGCATCTTAAAATTATTGACCAAAAAAACCAGGGACCGGCGGCCGCACGTAATACAGGCATTCGCAACTCATCAGGTAAGTGTTTGTTGTTTTTGGATGCTGATAATAAGATAAGGGGCAAGTTTATGCAAACTGCGGTCCGGTTTTTAAAGAGCGACAGCGCAGATATTGTTCATGGTAATCCGCACTTTTTCGGGGATTCAAACGAGATCAGATTTAAAACCGGACATTTTGATATGAACAGCATGCTGTATACCAATCATATTGATATGTGTACCGCCATGAAGCGCAGTGTTTGGGAACAGCTTGGGGGGTTTGATGAAAGCAGGGTGCTCATTGGTTTTGAGGATTGGGAATTTTGGATAAGAGCAGGAGCGGCAGGCATGAAATTTAGGTTTGTTGATGATGTGCTGTATGATTACCGTATCAACAACAAGTCTTTGTTATCAACTAAAAATGTACCTAACAACATAGACAAGGTTTACGATTACGTGTACACTAAGCACCAGAAATACATATTTAATGCTTACCGCTCGTTATATCCGCAGTATATGGTTTGCCAGCAATATCAAAATCAGTCAGTACAAAACTTAATAGGTTTAATTGGTGAGCAATGGAGGCAGCGGTGCATGTACCAATTATACCGGGTTAGAAATGTAATTAAACGAATCATAAGATGACAGATACTTATTGGAAAGACCTTTGGTTGCAACGAGAGCTGGTGTATATGTTTAGCTGGCGCGATATCAAAATACGTTATAAGCAAACCGTCATCGGTGCGTCCTGGAGCATCATCCGGCCTCTGATTACTATACTCATATTTAACTTTGTTTTCAATCGCATAGCGCATATTAACAATCCTTCGGTAGCGCCCTATGCATTAATGGTAGCCGCCGGAATGTTGCCCTGGCAGTTCTTTTCAACAGCGGTAGCCGATGGTTCTAATAGCGTAATCAACAACGCCGGATTAATTTCAAAAATTTACTTCCCACGCCTAATCATCCCGGCAAGTACACTGTTTACGAGCCTTATTGATTTCCTGATATCAGTAGTCATCATAGTAGGGTTTATGGTATGGTACCAGCACGTGCCCGGCTGGCAGATAGTACTGTTTCCGGTATCAGTGGTGTTTATGTTACTGGCTACCATGGGAGCGAGTGTATACCTCACTGCCCTCAATGTAAAATTTCGCGATTTCAGACACCTTATTCCGTTTGCCTTACAAGTTGGTATTTACATCACACCAGTGGCCTTTAGCAGTAAAAACCTGGGCGAAAAGTGGCACCTGTTTTACTACCTAAACCCTATGGTGGGCGTTATTGATGGCTTTAGATGGACACTATTGGGAGACAGCGTTTACTGGCCGGGGGCTATGGTGTCATTGCTGGTATCGCTCGTGTTGTTATGGAGCGGTGTCAGATTCTTCAGAAAAATGGAGAAGACTTTTGTGGATGAAATTTAAATAAAAACTAATTCTAATGAGTCAATCTGCTATAAAAGTTACTGATCTCTCAAAGGCATATATTATCCAGCATAATAATGAATCGGCTGCGTCTTCATCGTTGCGCGAGGTGATCACCAAAAAAGTAAGCGGTTTTTTCAACCCAAAATCTAACGGAGAAAGTCCAGCTGTGCAAGCAGAAAAGTTTTGGGCACTTCAGGATTTGAGTTTTGATGTGGAGCGGGGTAGCCGCATGGGCATTTTAGGTGGTAACGGTGCCGGTAAAAGCACGCTGCTTAAAATTATCAGTAAGATAACCGAACCCACCTCTGGCCAAATTGAAGTGAATGGCCGTGTGGTAAGTTTGCTGGAGGTAGGTACAGGCTTTCATCCGGAACTAACCGGTCGCGAAAATGTGTTTTTAAACGGGGTGATTTTAGGCATGAAGCGGTCTGAAATTAAGAAGAAGTTTGATGAAATTGTCGATTTTGCCGAGATAGAACAGTTTTTAGATACACCTGTAAAGCGTTACAGTAGTGGTATGTATATGCGCCTGGCCTTTGCAGTAGCTGCACATCTGGAGCCAGAAATACTGATTATTGATGAAGTACTAGCCGTGGGTGACGCGCAGTTCCAAAAAAAGTGTATTGCTAAAATGGACGAGATTAGCCGTGCAGATGGCCGTACGGTACTGTTTGTAAGCCATAACCTTGAGGCGGTAAGTTCTTTTTGTACAAGCGGCATTTACCTCAAAAAAGGTAAAATCGTAATGCAGGGAGATATTGACGACGTAGCCGAGCAGTATGCAAAGGATAACACAGAAAACAAACCGGTATTTGCCCCGCATAAAACTAAAGCTATATACTTTAACAGCGTTGAAACGCTGAGGCGTAACGTACGCTTTGGCGAAGAACTAATTTTGAAATGTGAGGTGGTTACCAATCAGAACCTTGACCGGTACATTATTGGTATTACTATCTCTGATTATTTTGAAAATAAAGTAGGTACTACCTTAATTACCGGTCGCAAATACCTGCTCACCGGTTTAAATCATCTCAGTATCAAAATCCCGACCGGAAACATCGTGCCCGGAAACTATAAGATTGCAATTTCGCTGGCGCTTGATGAAAACCTGAATAACGAAGATGTGATTTTTGATCATCCTACGTTTAGCATCATCGCATCAAACATTCGCGATTCTTTTGCCATCTGGCACCCAGCCTGGGGAGGTAACTTTTTAGCAAACGTCGAAATTTCATAATAAGCAAGCTAATGGTAATCAAATTGACGAAAAAGGCAGTACATAAGTTTCTGCGTTTATTTGGATACGGCATCCACAAAATAATGCCTGTGCCGATGATTGAGCCGGTAGCCGAAGAGCCACCGATCATTGAGGAGCCGGCACCTGTAGAGGTTCAGCCTGCTAACCTGGTGACTATTGACCTGGATAACTTTTTTGTGCTACCTAAAAAGGATATCACTTATTCATACGACTTGCTGTATACCTATCATAATTGCGATTTTATGAAAGATCCGCGTTTTATGGAGGCTTATCGCTTAGGGCGTGCAACCGACGTGCACGAGACGGTTTTAAAAAATTACGATATCTATTGGCGTATTCATGTGCTTTGCTGGGCTGCTACTTACGCAGCTAAGCTTGAGGGCGACTTTGTTGATTGCGGCGTAAACACAGGGATTTTTTCACGGGCCATCATCCATTATATTGATTTTAACAGCACCAGCAAAACCTATTACCTGTTAGACACCTTTACCGGGCTCGACGAAAGGTTTAGTACTCCCGAAGAAATGGAGCAACCGCTTAATCAAAAATATACTACCTATAAAGACGGTTTGTACGAACGTGTGCAAGAAACTTTTAAAGGGTTTAATGTAAACATCATTAAAGGTGCTGTGCCCGAAACGTTACCATTGGTAACGGCCGAAAAAGTAGCTTACCTGTCGGTTGATATGAATTGTATACAGCCAGAGATAGATACCCTAAACCATTTTTGGGATAAGCTTACACCGGGCGGCATCATCGTGCTGGATGATTATGGCTATGGAAACATCACCAACGAGCAAAAAGCTGCACACGATGAATTTGCACGCTCAAAAGGCGTTGAGGTGCTTTCGGTGCCAACTTGCCAGGGCATCATTATTAAACCGCTTAATTAATTGTCATCCACACTATCATGAAAAAAATCTATCACCTGGAAGGTATAAGAGGCGTTGGTGCTTTAATTGTTTTCGTCTGCCATTTTCAGATTGTGTTTATGCCAGAATTTTATACCCGCCTGCACTGGTGGCTGGTTCCGCATATGCGTTTAGGTTTAGTAAAGTTTCTGGTAAACTTTGTTAACCTGATGATTGTCGGCAATATGTTTCTGCACATTTTTTGGGCGCTGAGCGCCTATGTGCTATTTGCCAAGTTTTTCAAATACAACACTCAAAACAGCGCCCTTTTATCTAACAGCGTTAAGCGTTACATCAGGTTAATGATCCCGTGTGCGGTATCTATTTTTTTTAGTTACATCATATTTAAAGCCGGGTTTATTTATGTGCGGCAAATTCCGGTACAAACGTTACAACAAAATCTCTATCTCATACCGCCGTCGTTTTTGCATGCCTTAAAAACATCAGTGTGGAGTACACTTTTCGATTACGATTATTTTAGCAGTTACAACGGCCCGTTATGGACCATACAGCGCGAATTTTACGGCTCGGTATTTTGCTATGCACTTTTTGGGGTGATAGATAAATCTAACAATCGTACCTGGTTTTACGCACTGATTTTTGCCTGCGTTTGGGTATTGAAAATTTATTGGCTCAATAGCTTTTTATTTGGGTATCTGTTGAGCGACATCGACTTTTCAGACCGTAAAGACAACAGCATACTTGCCAGGTTTATTCAAAATCTTGATCAGTACTTAACAAAGCATCAGGGTATACTCTTAACCCTGTTCACTGTCATCTACGTGGCCGGTCGTGTGGTAATTTATCGCAATCTCGAACGGATGGATTGGGTAAATTGCATCTTAAGCTTTTTGCTCATTCTTATTTCGCTCCGGGCACAGATTGTTTCAGAGCTCATGAAATTTAAAGTATTCACCTCGCTCGGAAAGTTATCATTCGGTCTTTATGTGCTTCACTGGCCGATTTTATGTTCTTTGAGTTCATGGCTTTATCTCCGGTTTGCACTAAAATCATATCCTAAAGCCTTGTGTTTAATGGCGCTTTCTGCAGCAGTTTGCCTGGCAATGGCCTGGCTGTTTAACAAACTGGTTGACCAGCATGCTATTAAACTGGCCAGCAAAGCTGCAAACCATATTGAAAACCTAACTAAATACAAAACCAAAGATCAACCCAGAGAATCGCTGGTACGCGAAGTTGCTCTGGCTAAATAACTACCATTTATGACAGGCATTGAATCATGGACCGGCGAACGGCTTGAAACCTTTGTATTCAACGAAAATACCATAGAGCACCTGCATCGTTATGTTATTGCAGCAGAATTGGCCGCCGGTAAAACCGTACTCGACATTGCATCAGGCGAAGGCTATGGTACCAACATGATAGCTGGCGTAGCTGCTGAAGTGGTTGGGGTGGATATTGATGCTGAAACCATTGCCAATGCCCAAAATAAATACCGGAGAGATAACCTGAGTTTTAAAACGGGGTCGGCTGACCAAATACCTTGCGAAAGCGGCTATTTTGATTTGGTGGTGAGTTTTGAAACGATTGAGCATCACGACCGGCATCATGAAATGATGGCCGAGATAAAACGGGTGCTTAAGCCAGGCGGCATACTGCTGATCTCATCTCCGGATAAAAAGTATTACAGCGATGCTACTGGTTATAAAAATCCATATCACATTAAAGAATTGTACCAGCAGGAATTTGAAGAGCTGTTGTCCCAATACTTTAAACAAACAAGCTACTGTCGTCAAAAAAACTTTATCGGTTCTTTAATCATACCTCGCTTTGATTGTACAGAAAATGACTCGGTTACTATGTATAATGGTAATTATGATGGTATTGGCAACAATGATGTGGGAGCTCAGTTTTTAGTGGCCTTGGCATCAGACAACGAGTTGCCGCAGTTAAAACTGACTTTGTTTGACGGGCAGCGGGTGGTGCAAAAACAAATTGATGACGTGCGCGACCAGGTAATGGCTTTTATGCAGCAGCAAGCCACTGATTATTTTGGCAAAATGCAGAAGGAAGCTACCGACCATGTAGAACTGTTGAGACAACGAGCCTTGAATGATATAGAGCAGGCCCGGCAAAAAGAAGCGTTACGGCTTAGAAATACTCGCGATTACCGGATGGGTAATTTTCTGTTGTCGCCATTACGTACCATAAAAAAAATATTTTATGCCTGAGGTATCTGTTATTATTCCAAATTATAATCATAGCAAATACCTTAAGCAGCGTATCGATAGCGTACTTAATCAAACTTATCCGCACTTTGAACTTATTATACTCGACGACTGTTCTACTGATGATAGTAAAGCTATTATTGAGGTTTACCGTGGCCATCCTAAAGTTAAAAGGATTATATACAACAATCAGAACAGCGGCAGCACCTTTATACAATGGGAGCGGGGAGCGCAAGCGGCAGTTGCCCGCTGGCTTTGGATTGCAGAGAGTGATGACTATGCCGAGCCCGGTTTTTTGGAAGAACTGGTAAAGCTTGCACAAAGTGATGATAATATTGGTATAGCCTTCTGCGGTTCACACTGGGTGGATGCTGATGGTAACATAAAAGATGATCTTTCTCTTTATCACCATTCTTTTAAACGCTCTGGAACGGTTGAGGTAGGAGAAGAGATGGTAAAGCATTGTACCATACAAAATGCCAGTTCTTGTTTATTTGACCGTAACAAGCTTTTAAGCAGCATTAAAAATTTAAAAACGTACCGGGCCTGTGGCGATTGGGTGCTGTACGTGCGTATGCTGCAACACTGCAACCTGGCATTCACCAGTCAAAAATTAAATTATTTTAGATGGTACCATGCCAACATCAGCAATGCTGCTAAAGAAACTTTGTGGATAACCGAAGGCTTGGATATTTTAAGCAATATCAATACCCGTAAAGTAAAAATCTCGCATGAGCATTTTAAGTGGGTGATTAATTTTTGGAGAAACAAACTTACCCCTTTGTCGGCAACCGAAAAGTTTAAAGCTACGTTAAAGTTAAAAATGTTTGAGCTTGACTATTGGCAGAGTAAGCTTTTCTTTTAAATATGATAGTGATTGCAGGTGGCGCCAACGTAACTGTAAAAGCAATGCATAACGCTTAATATTAGCCGTATAATTTAATCATGCCGAACCATTATCAATTTCATGATACCGTAGTATTACGACATCCGGTATACAGTTTTCAGCAGTTCGATAAAAATAATCTGGCGGCAAAACTTCAGGATAGCTTTTTTAGGGACGCTATTTATTTGTGTAGTCCCACAGTTTTTGATGAGTTGAAGAAGTGCAGTTTCGATTATACCAAACTTAATGCTAAACTTAAAAATACAGTTTTAAAATATTTTAACCGCATGTGTTACCGGCCTACACCGTTTGCGCTGTGCGCAGCAGTGAGTACGGTAAAATGGACTGGCTATGCTGACGAAATACAGGTGGATGAATTAAATTTTAAACCGCATGTAAAATTGAGCTATGCAAAAAGTTTACAGGTAGCTGCCGAAATATTGGAAACAGTGCGCCCCATGTTATATGTTAGGGCTAATGCAACGCTGTACAAGGTAGGGAAGCAATACCGGTATATCAAAAGCATGCAGGATGACACCGATAAGATTACTTTTTACATAGCATCTGCCGATGCTACATCTCTTTTAAGTAAAGTTTTAAAGTTTGGTTCTCGACAACGTGTAGCAGAGGACATAACTGCATTTATTATTCAAAAAACGAATTGTAAAGCAACTGAGGCTGCCGAATATTTGCAGTCGCTTTTAGAGGAGCAGATTTTAGTTGATGCACATGCACTCAATATAACCGGGAAGGATTATTTGCAAAAGTTAAGTTCATTAAAGCTATTAAACGGGATAGACAACGGTAATGGCCTTTACCAAAATTTAAACCACG harbors:
- a CDS encoding polysaccharide ABC transporter ATP-binding protein, whose amino-acid sequence is MSQSAIKVTDLSKAYIIQHNNESAASSSLREVITKKVSGFFNPKSNGESPAVQAEKFWALQDLSFDVERGSRMGILGGNGAGKSTLLKIISKITEPTSGQIEVNGRVVSLLEVGTGFHPELTGRENVFLNGVILGMKRSEIKKKFDEIVDFAEIEQFLDTPVKRYSSGMYMRLAFAVAAHLEPEILIIDEVLAVGDAQFQKKCIAKMDEISRADGRTVLFVSHNLEAVSSFCTSGIYLKKGKIVMQGDIDDVAEQYAKDNTENKPVFAPHKTKAIYFNSVETLRRNVRFGEELILKCEVVTNQNLDRYIIGITISDYFENKVGTTLITGRKYLLTGLNHLSIKIPTGNIVPGNYKIAISLALDENLNNEDVIFDHPTFSIIASNIRDSFAIWHPAWGGNFLANVEIS
- a CDS encoding TylF/MycF/NovP-related O-methyltransferase — protein: MVIKLTKKAVHKFLRLFGYGIHKIMPVPMIEPVAEEPPIIEEPAPVEVQPANLVTIDLDNFFVLPKKDITYSYDLLYTYHNCDFMKDPRFMEAYRLGRATDVHETVLKNYDIYWRIHVLCWAATYAAKLEGDFVDCGVNTGIFSRAIIHYIDFNSTSKTYYLLDTFTGLDERFSTPEEMEQPLNQKYTTYKDGLYERVQETFKGFNVNIIKGAVPETLPLVTAEKVAYLSVDMNCIQPEIDTLNHFWDKLTPGGIIVLDDYGYGNITNEQKAAHDEFARSKGVEVLSVPTCQGIIIKPLN
- a CDS encoding acyltransferase family protein translates to MKKIYHLEGIRGVGALIVFVCHFQIVFMPEFYTRLHWWLVPHMRLGLVKFLVNFVNLMIVGNMFLHIFWALSAYVLFAKFFKYNTQNSALLSNSVKRYIRLMIPCAVSIFFSYIIFKAGFIYVRQIPVQTLQQNLYLIPPSFLHALKTSVWSTLFDYDYFSSYNGPLWTIQREFYGSVFCYALFGVIDKSNNRTWFYALIFACVWVLKIYWLNSFLFGYLLSDIDFSDRKDNSILARFIQNLDQYLTKHQGILLTLFTVIYVAGRVVIYRNLERMDWVNCILSFLLILISLRAQIVSELMKFKVFTSLGKLSFGLYVLHWPILCSLSSWLYLRFALKSYPKALCLMALSAAVCLAMAWLFNKLVDQHAIKLASKAANHIENLTKYKTKDQPRESLVREVALAK
- a CDS encoding class I SAM-dependent methyltransferase, giving the protein MTGIESWTGERLETFVFNENTIEHLHRYVIAAELAAGKTVLDIASGEGYGTNMIAGVAAEVVGVDIDAETIANAQNKYRRDNLSFKTGSADQIPCESGYFDLVVSFETIEHHDRHHEMMAEIKRVLKPGGILLISSPDKKYYSDATGYKNPYHIKELYQQEFEELLSQYFKQTSYCRQKNFIGSLIIPRFDCTENDSVTMYNGNYDGIGNNDVGAQFLVALASDNELPQLKLTLFDGQRVVQKQIDDVRDQVMAFMQQQATDYFGKMQKEATDHVELLRQRALNDIEQARQKEALRLRNTRDYRMGNFLLSPLRTIKKIFYA
- a CDS encoding glycosyltransferase family 2 protein, producing MPEVSVIIPNYNHSKYLKQRIDSVLNQTYPHFELIILDDCSTDDSKAIIEVYRGHPKVKRIIYNNQNSGSTFIQWERGAQAAVARWLWIAESDDYAEPGFLEELVKLAQSDDNIGIAFCGSHWVDADGNIKDDLSLYHHSFKRSGTVEVGEEMVKHCTIQNASSCLFDRNKLLSSIKNLKTYRACGDWVLYVRMLQHCNLAFTSQKLNYFRWYHANISNAAKETLWITEGLDILSNINTRKVKISHEHFKWVINFWRNKLTPLSATEKFKATLKLKMFELDYWQSKLFF